Proteins from a genomic interval of Pseudomonas sp. RC10:
- the nhaA gene encoding Na+/H+ antiporter NhaA, producing MPVRNTFKRFFQLEAAGGLLLIAAAALALLVNNSPLSWLYTGFLDVPVVAQIGTLKIAKPSLLWINDGLMALFFLLIGLEVKREVIQGHLSRPSQIVLPGAAAIGGMVVPALFYWALNQDNPAALGGWAIPMATDIAFALGVLALLGKRVPVSLKLFLMTLAIIDDLGAIIVIALFYSGELSTLSLTLAAASIASLIAMNRLGVAKLAPYLLVGLVLWVCVLKSGVHATLAGVILAFCIPLKTPKDVPSPLQQLEHTLHPWVAYGILPLFAFANAGVSLNGVTLESFTHHVPLGIALGLLLGKTLGVFGLTWLAIKTGMAALPTGANWGQVLGVSILCGIGFTMSLFVGSLAFVPGQSEFAGMDRMGILTGSILAAIIGYGVTALASRNVSAVDTQATA from the coding sequence TTGCCCGTACGCAATACATTCAAACGTTTCTTCCAGCTGGAAGCGGCTGGCGGTCTGTTGTTGATCGCTGCGGCTGCCCTCGCCCTGCTCGTCAATAACTCGCCGTTGTCCTGGCTCTACACCGGCTTTCTGGACGTGCCCGTCGTCGCACAGATCGGCACCTTGAAGATCGCCAAACCCTCACTGCTGTGGATCAACGACGGCCTCATGGCGCTGTTCTTTCTGTTGATCGGGCTGGAGGTCAAGCGCGAAGTGATTCAGGGGCACCTTTCTCGTCCCTCGCAGATCGTCCTGCCCGGAGCAGCGGCGATTGGCGGCATGGTGGTGCCCGCGCTGTTCTACTGGGCGCTGAATCAGGACAATCCCGCAGCGCTGGGTGGGTGGGCGATCCCCATGGCCACCGACATTGCCTTCGCCCTCGGCGTCCTGGCCCTGCTCGGCAAACGCGTTCCGGTGTCGCTCAAGCTGTTTCTGATGACCCTCGCGATCATTGATGACCTGGGCGCAATCATCGTCATCGCGCTGTTCTACTCGGGCGAACTTTCCACGCTGTCCCTGACCTTGGCGGCAGCCTCCATCGCCTCATTGATCGCGATGAACCGGCTGGGTGTGGCGAAGCTTGCGCCGTATTTGCTGGTCGGATTGGTGCTGTGGGTCTGCGTGCTCAAGAGCGGCGTACACGCGACGCTGGCGGGGGTGATCCTGGCGTTCTGCATTCCGTTGAAGACCCCGAAAGACGTGCCGTCTCCCTTGCAGCAGCTGGAACACACGCTGCATCCATGGGTGGCTTACGGCATCCTGCCGTTGTTCGCGTTCGCCAATGCGGGGGTGTCGTTGAACGGCGTGACTCTTGAGAGCTTCACCCATCACGTGCCCTTGGGCATCGCGCTGGGTCTGCTGCTGGGCAAGACGCTGGGGGTGTTTGGCTTGACGTGGCTGGCCATCAAGACAGGCATGGCCGCCTTGCCCACCGGCGCAAACTGGGGTCAGGTGTTGGGGGTGTCGATTCTGTGTGGAATAGGCTTCACCATGAGCCTGTTCGTGGGCTCGCTGGCGTTCGTGCCAGGGCAAAGCGAGTTCGCCGGGATGGACCGCATGGGAATCCTCACCGGCTCAATACTCGCCGCGATCATCGGCTATGGCGTAACGGCCTTGGCCAGTCGAAACGTGTCAGCTGTCGACACTCAGGCCACGGCCTGA
- a CDS encoding NAD(P)/FAD-dependent oxidoreductase, protein MLRITELKLPLDHADEALRPALLQRLGIDSAELLNFTLFKRSYDARKKSSELQFIYTIDFEVRDEAALLTRLSHDKHVTLAPDVSYKVVGHAPADLAERPLVVGFGPCGIFAGLLLAQMGFKPIILERGKEVRQRTKDTWGLWRKNVLNPESNVQFGEGGAGTFSDGKLYSQIKDPKFHGRKVLHEFVKAGAPEEILYVSKPHIGTFRLTGVVENMRQQIIALGGEVRFEQKVTDLLIEDGQLQGVMLGNGERIDSKHVILALGHSARDTFRMLHGRGVYMEAKPFSVGFRIEHPQGLIDRARLGKYAGHPKLGAADYKLVHHAKNGRSVYSFCMCPGGTVVAATSEPNRVVTNGMSQYSRNERNANSGIVVGITPDEDYPGSPLAGIELQERLESHAYIMGGENYEAPAQLVGDFIAGKASTQLGEVEPSYKPGVKLTDLADALPAFAIEAIREALPAFDKQIKGFSQHDAVLTGIETRTSSPLRITRGADMQSLNVKGLFPAGEGAGYAGGIMSAGVDGIRIAEALAKSVLGIVD, encoded by the coding sequence ATGTTACGAATCACCGAACTCAAACTGCCGCTGGACCACGCGGACGAAGCGCTGCGCCCCGCGCTCTTGCAACGCCTGGGCATCGACAGTGCCGAGCTGCTGAATTTCACCCTGTTCAAGCGCAGCTACGACGCGCGCAAGAAATCCAGCGAACTGCAATTCATCTACACCATCGACTTCGAAGTCCGTGACGAGGCCGCGTTGCTCACCCGCCTGAGCCACGACAAACACGTCACCTTGGCCCCGGACGTCAGCTACAAAGTCGTTGGCCATGCCCCGGCTGATCTGGCCGAGCGGCCCTTGGTGGTCGGTTTCGGCCCGTGCGGCATTTTTGCCGGGCTGCTACTGGCCCAGATGGGCTTCAAGCCGATCATCCTCGAACGCGGCAAGGAAGTGCGTCAGCGCACCAAGGACACCTGGGGCCTGTGGCGCAAGAACGTGCTCAACCCCGAATCCAACGTACAGTTCGGTGAAGGCGGCGCAGGCACGTTCTCGGACGGCAAGCTCTACAGCCAGATCAAGGACCCGAAATTCCACGGCCGCAAAGTGCTGCACGAGTTTGTGAAAGCGGGCGCGCCGGAAGAAATTCTGTACGTCAGCAAACCGCATATCGGCACGTTCCGCCTGACCGGCGTCGTGGAAAACATGCGCCAGCAGATCATCGCGCTGGGCGGTGAAGTGCGCTTCGAACAGAAGGTCACCGACCTGCTGATCGAAGACGGCCAACTGCAGGGCGTCATGCTGGGCAACGGCGAGCGTATCGACTCGAAACACGTGATCCTCGCGCTGGGTCACAGCGCCCGTGACACCTTCCGCATGCTGCACGGCCGTGGCGTGTACATGGAAGCCAAGCCGTTCTCGGTGGGCTTCCGCATTGAACACCCACAGGGCCTGATCGACCGTGCGCGACTGGGCAAATACGCCGGTCATCCGAAACTCGGCGCCGCCGATTACAAACTGGTGCACCACGCGAAGAACGGCCGTTCGGTCTACAGCTTCTGCATGTGCCCGGGTGGCACCGTGGTGGCCGCGACGTCTGAGCCAAATCGCGTCGTCACCAACGGCATGAGTCAGTATTCGCGCAACGAGCGCAACGCCAACTCGGGCATCGTGGTCGGCATCACCCCGGACGAAGATTATCCGGGCAGCCCATTGGCCGGTATCGAGCTGCAAGAGCGGCTGGAATCCCACGCTTACATCATGGGCGGCGAAAACTACGAAGCCCCTGCACAGTTGGTCGGTGATTTCATCGCAGGCAAGGCCTCGACCCAACTGGGCGAAGTCGAGCCTTCCTACAAGCCCGGCGTGAAACTGACTGATTTGGCAGACGCCCTGCCCGCCTTTGCCATCGAAGCCATCCGTGAAGCGCTGCCCGCGTTCGACAAGCAGATCAAAGGCTTTTCGCAACACGACGCAGTGTTGACGGGCATCGAAACCCGCACCTCGTCTCCGCTGCGCATCACCCGCGGCGCGGACATGCAAAGCCTCAACGTCAAAGGCCTGTTCCCTGCCGGTGAAGGCGCAGGTTACGCCGGTGGGATCATGTCGGCAGGTGTCGACGGGATTCGCATTGCCGAGGCGTTGGCCAAGAGCGTGTTGGGGATCGTTGATTAA
- a CDS encoding short chain dehydrogenase, whose product MKILLIGAGGTIGTAIEKELAPRHDIVRIGRNSGDEHVDISDSASIRKLFERVGPFDALICAAGNVTFAPLADMTEDSFALGLRDKLMGQVNLLLIGREFANDGASFTFTTGITSHDPIRTGASASLVNGAIDAFVCAAAIEMPRGMRVNSVSPNVLVEAMGAYAPYFRGFKPVSGADVALAYAKSVEGLQTGQTYHVG is encoded by the coding sequence ATGAAAATTCTACTGATTGGCGCTGGCGGAACCATTGGCACGGCCATTGAGAAAGAACTGGCGCCACGCCACGACATCGTTCGCATCGGCCGAAACAGCGGTGACGAGCACGTCGATATTAGTGACAGCGCGTCGATCCGCAAACTGTTCGAACGGGTAGGTCCTTTCGACGCATTGATCTGCGCGGCCGGGAACGTCACCTTCGCGCCGCTGGCCGACATGACCGAAGACTCGTTCGCGCTGGGCCTGCGCGACAAGCTCATGGGTCAGGTCAACCTGCTGCTGATCGGCCGCGAATTCGCCAACGACGGCGCCTCGTTCACCTTCACCACCGGCATCACCAGCCACGACCCGATCCGCACCGGCGCCTCGGCCAGCCTGGTAAACGGCGCCATCGACGCATTCGTCTGCGCAGCGGCCATCGAGATGCCACGGGGCATGCGGGTTAACTCGGTGAGTCCGAACGTGTTGGTCGAAGCCATGGGCGCCTACGCACCCTACTTCAGGGGTTTCAAACCGGTGTCGGGTGCGGACGTCGCGCTGGCCTACGCCAAAAGCGTCGAAGGCCTGCAGACTGGCCAGACGTATCACGTCGGCTAA
- a CDS encoding ABC transporter ATP-binding protein, protein MLQFDNVSTFYGKIQALHGVSIDVQQGEIVTLIGANGAGKSTLLMTLCGSPRAHSGSIRYMGEELVGLESSVIMRKSIAVVPEGRRVFARLTVEENLAMGGFFTDKGDYQEQMDKVLELFPRLKERFNQRGGTMSGGEQQMLAIGRALMSKPKMLLLDEPSLGLAPIIIQQIFEIVEQLRREGVTVFLVEQNANQALKIADRAYVLENGRVVMQGTGAELLVDPKVRDAYLGG, encoded by the coding sequence ATGCTGCAGTTCGACAACGTTTCCACCTTCTACGGCAAGATTCAGGCGCTGCACGGCGTCAGCATCGATGTGCAACAGGGTGAGATCGTCACCCTGATCGGCGCCAACGGTGCGGGCAAATCCACCCTGCTGATGACCCTGTGCGGTTCGCCGCGCGCCCACAGCGGGAGCATTCGCTACATGGGCGAAGAGCTGGTCGGTCTGGAGTCGTCGGTGATCATGCGCAAGAGCATCGCGGTGGTGCCGGAAGGCCGTCGCGTGTTCGCCCGCCTGACCGTCGAAGAGAACCTGGCCATGGGCGGGTTCTTCACCGACAAGGGCGATTATCAGGAGCAGATGGACAAGGTCCTGGAACTGTTCCCGCGCCTGAAGGAACGCTTCAACCAGCGCGGCGGCACCATGTCCGGCGGCGAACAGCAAATGCTCGCCATTGGCCGTGCGTTGATGAGCAAGCCGAAAATGCTGCTGCTCGACGAGCCGTCTCTGGGGCTGGCGCCGATCATCATTCAGCAGATTTTCGAGATCGTCGAACAGCTGCGACGTGAAGGCGTGACGGTGTTTCTGGTTGAACAGAACGCCAACCAGGCCCTGAAAATCGCCGACCGCGCCTACGTGCTGGAAAACGGCCGGGTGGTAATGCAGGGCACGGGCGCCGAGTTGCTGGTCGATCCGAAAGTGCGGGATGCGTATCTGGGCGGGTGA
- a CDS encoding branched-chain amino acid ABC transporter substrate-binding protein, translating to MTKGINQISKLFAALVLAGVASHSFAADTIKIGIAGPKTGAVAQYGDMQFSGAKMAIEQINAKGGVDGKKLEAVEYDDACDPKQAVAVANKVVNDGVKFVVGHLCSSSTQPASDIYEDEGVIMITPAATSPEITARGYKLVFRTIGLDSAQGPAAGEYIAKQVKPKIVAVIHDKQQYGEGIATAVKQTLEKDGVKVALFEGINAGDKDFSSLIAKMKQANVDFVYYGGYHPELGLILRQAQEKGLKAGFMGPEGVGNASISQIAQDASEGLLVTLPKSFDQDPSNKALVDAFKAKKEDPSGPFVFPAYAAVEVIAEGIKTAKSEDTAKVAAAIHAGTFKTPTGDLSFDAKGDLKDFKFVVYTWHKDGTKTEAPVK from the coding sequence ATGACTAAGGGTATTAATCAGATTTCCAAGCTGTTTGCCGCACTGGTTCTGGCGGGGGTTGCCAGCCATTCGTTCGCAGCTGACACCATCAAGATCGGCATCGCCGGCCCGAAAACCGGCGCGGTTGCCCAATACGGCGACATGCAGTTCAGCGGTGCCAAAATGGCCATCGAGCAAATCAACGCCAAAGGCGGCGTGGATGGCAAGAAGCTCGAAGCCGTTGAATACGATGACGCCTGTGACCCTAAACAAGCGGTCGCGGTCGCCAACAAAGTGGTCAACGACGGCGTGAAATTCGTGGTCGGCCACCTGTGCTCCAGCTCCACTCAGCCAGCGTCCGACATCTACGAAGACGAAGGCGTGATCATGATCACCCCAGCCGCCACCAGCCCGGAAATCACCGCGCGTGGCTACAAGCTGGTGTTCCGCACCATCGGTCTGGACAGCGCCCAGGGCCCTGCAGCTGGCGAATACATCGCCAAGCAAGTCAAGCCGAAGATCGTCGCTGTGATCCACGACAAACAGCAATACGGTGAAGGTATCGCCACCGCCGTTAAACAAACCCTGGAAAAAGACGGCGTCAAAGTCGCCCTGTTCGAAGGCATCAACGCCGGCGACAAGGACTTCTCGTCGCTGATCGCCAAAATGAAGCAAGCCAACGTCGACTTCGTCTACTACGGCGGTTACCACCCAGAGCTGGGTCTGATCCTGCGTCAAGCACAGGAAAAAGGCCTGAAAGCTGGCTTCATGGGCCCAGAAGGCGTGGGCAACGCTTCCATCTCGCAGATCGCTCAGGACGCTTCCGAAGGCCTGCTGGTGACCCTGCCGAAATCCTTCGACCAGGACCCTTCGAACAAGGCGCTGGTTGACGCGTTCAAGGCGAAGAAAGAAGACCCGAGCGGTCCTTTCGTGTTCCCGGCCTACGCCGCTGTTGAAGTGATCGCCGAAGGCATCAAGACCGCCAAGTCCGAAGACACCGCCAAAGTGGCAGCCGCCATCCACGCCGGTACCTTCAAGACCCCTACCGGCGATCTGTCTTTCGACGCCAAGGGTGACTTGAAAGACTTCAAATTCGTCGTTTACACCTGGCACAAAGATGGCACCAAGACTGAAGCCCCTGTGAAGTAA
- the pdxH gene encoding pyridoxamine 5'-phosphate oxidase, whose protein sequence is MSQHLADMRRNYAREGLTESQAPAEPFLLFRQWFDEAVKTEQAPVEANAMTLATVDADGRPHCRILLLKGLDAQGFTFFTNYQSAKGQQLEARPFAAMTFFWPTLERQVRIEGRVAKVSHEESDAYFQVRPLGSRLGAWASPQSQVIADREALEGLLKATEARFSDTQPECPDHWGGYRLVPDRIEFWQGRPSRLHDRLNYRLVDGQWTRERLAP, encoded by the coding sequence ATGAGCCAGCATCTGGCTGATATGCGTCGTAACTACGCTCGCGAGGGTCTGACCGAATCGCAGGCGCCGGCAGAACCCTTTTTGTTGTTCCGTCAATGGTTCGACGAAGCGGTGAAGACCGAGCAAGCGCCTGTCGAAGCCAATGCCATGACACTGGCGACTGTCGACGCAGACGGTCGCCCTCACTGCCGAATCCTGTTGCTCAAAGGGCTGGATGCCCAAGGGTTCACCTTTTTCACCAATTACCAAAGCGCGAAAGGTCAGCAGCTGGAAGCCCGGCCTTTCGCTGCCATGACCTTCTTCTGGCCGACCCTGGAGCGCCAGGTGCGCATCGAAGGTCGTGTTGCCAAGGTCTCCCACGAAGAATCCGACGCCTATTTCCAGGTCCGCCCACTGGGCAGTCGCCTGGGTGCATGGGCGTCGCCGCAAAGCCAGGTGATTGCAGATCGTGAAGCGCTGGAAGGTTTGCTAAAAGCCACCGAAGCGCGCTTCAGCGACACGCAACCGGAGTGTCCTGATCACTGGGGAGGCTATCGACTTGTGCCGGATCGCATCGAATTCTGGCAAGGTCGCCCGAGCCGTTTGCACGACCGGCTGAATTATCGTCTGGTCGATGGGCAGTGGACGCGTGAGCGTCTGGCGCCCTGA
- the livH gene encoding high-affinity branched-chain amino acid ABC transporter permease LivH: MPEIDLYHFFQQLVNGMTIGSTYALIAIGYTMVYGIIGMINFAHGEVYMIGSYVAFIALAGLTMLGLDNLPLLITAAFVASIVVTSAYGYAIERVAYRPLRGSNRLIPLISAIGMSIFLQNTVLLSQDSKDKSIPNLIPGNFVFGSASTHEVVISYMQILIFIVTVVAMLGLTWFISRSRLGRACRACAEDIKMANLLGINTNNIIALTFVIGAALAAVAAVLLSMQYGVINPNAGFLVGIKAFTAAVLGGIGSIPGAMLGGLVLGVAEAFGADIFGDQYKDVVAFGLLVLVLLFRPTGLLGRPEVEKV, from the coding sequence ATGCCCGAGATAGATCTCTATCATTTTTTCCAACAGCTGGTTAATGGCATGACCATTGGCAGCACTTATGCCTTGATCGCCATCGGCTACACAATGGTCTACGGCATCATCGGCATGATCAACTTCGCCCACGGCGAGGTGTACATGATCGGTTCGTACGTGGCGTTCATCGCCCTCGCGGGCCTGACCATGCTGGGTCTGGACAATCTGCCGCTGCTGATTACCGCAGCGTTCGTCGCCAGTATCGTGGTGACCAGTGCCTACGGTTACGCCATCGAACGGGTTGCCTACCGTCCGCTGCGTGGCAGCAATCGCCTCATCCCTCTGATTTCCGCGATCGGTATGTCGATCTTCCTGCAGAACACGGTGTTGTTGTCGCAGGATTCCAAAGACAAATCGATCCCCAACCTGATTCCCGGCAACTTCGTGTTCGGCAGCGCCAGCACCCATGAAGTCGTGATCTCGTACATGCAGATCCTGATCTTCATCGTGACCGTAGTGGCCATGCTCGGTCTGACCTGGTTCATCTCCCGTTCCCGCCTGGGCCGCGCCTGCCGCGCCTGCGCAGAAGACATCAAGATGGCCAACCTGCTGGGGATCAACACCAACAACATCATCGCCCTGACCTTCGTCATCGGCGCCGCGCTGGCGGCGGTCGCTGCGGTACTGCTGAGCATGCAGTACGGCGTGATCAACCCCAACGCCGGTTTCCTGGTCGGCATCAAGGCCTTCACCGCAGCGGTTTTGGGCGGTATCGGCAGTATCCCGGGCGCGATGCTCGGCGGTCTGGTGCTGGGTGTGGCTGAAGCGTTTGGCGCCGATATTTTCGGCGACCAGTACAAGGATGTGGTGGCGTTCGGTCTTCTTGTCTTGGTGTTGTTGTTCCGGCCAACCGGCCTGCTCGGCCGTCCGGAGGTTGAAAAAGTATGA
- a CDS encoding LysR family transcriptional regulator, translating to MSEMDDLAAFALLVEANSFTLAAQWLDTSTSQLSKRISKLEKNFGVTLLHRTTRSLTLTSAGAILLPEARALLAQRDRVRDAMAYLSESLVGTVRLTVPVSLGETFFEGLLTEFSAKYPDVQVELDLNNQFRDMRRDGFDLGIRSSVGIDERLVAKPLLSLQELTCASPAYLEQHGKPQSPEALRVHRCLLNSHYAGRETWVYHQNHELSRVNVRGTFASNHYGLLKRAALVGAGIARLPSYMVHDELHDGRLEWLLRDYQTPVSSLFLVHPFEGHLPRRIQVMADYLTEWFERSTAALEKL from the coding sequence ATGAGCGAAATGGACGATCTGGCGGCGTTTGCCCTGCTGGTCGAAGCCAACAGCTTCACCCTGGCGGCCCAATGGCTGGACACCAGCACCAGCCAGCTGTCCAAGCGCATCAGCAAGCTGGAAAAGAACTTCGGCGTGACGCTGTTGCATCGCACCACCCGCAGCCTGACGCTGACCTCGGCGGGGGCGATTCTGTTGCCCGAGGCGCGGGCGCTGCTGGCGCAACGTGACCGGGTGCGCGATGCCATGGCGTACCTGAGCGAGAGCCTGGTGGGGACGGTGCGGCTGACCGTGCCGGTATCGTTGGGCGAGACGTTTTTCGAGGGGCTGCTGACCGAGTTCAGCGCGAAATACCCTGACGTGCAGGTCGAACTGGACCTCAACAATCAGTTCCGCGACATGCGCCGGGACGGGTTTGACCTGGGTATTCGCTCCAGTGTCGGCATCGACGAGCGGCTGGTGGCCAAGCCGCTGTTGTCGCTGCAAGAGCTCACCTGCGCCAGCCCTGCGTACCTTGAACAGCACGGCAAACCGCAATCCCCCGAAGCGCTGCGGGTGCATCGTTGCCTGTTGAACAGCCACTACGCCGGTCGTGAGACGTGGGTGTATCACCAGAACCACGAATTGAGCCGGGTGAACGTACGGGGGACCTTTGCCAGTAATCACTACGGGCTACTGAAGAGGGCGGCGTTGGTGGGGGCCGGGATTGCGCGCTTGCCGTCGTACATGGTTCACGATGAATTGCATGACGGGCGGTTGGAGTGGCTGTTGCGCGATTATCAGACGCCGGTGTCGTCGCTGTTCCTGGTCCACCCGTTCGAAGGGCACTTGCCGAGGCGGATTCAGGTGATGGCGGACTATCTGACGGAATGGTTCGAGCGCAGTACGGCGGCGTTGGAGAAGCTTTGA
- the livG gene encoding high-affinity branched-chain amino acid ABC transporter ATP-binding protein LivG, with translation MSRPLLQASGLSMRFGGLLAVNGVGLTVNEKQVVSMIGPNGAGKTTVFNCLTGFYKPTAGTILLDGEPIQGLAGHEIARKGVVRTFQNVRLFKEMTAVENLLVAQHRHLNTNFLSGLFKTPAYRRSEREAMEYAEHWLEAVDLKAFANRPAGTLAYGQQRRLEIARCMMTRPRILMLDEPAAGLNPKETEDLKALIGVLRNEHNATVLLIEHDMKLVMSISDHIVVINQGTPLADGTPEQIRDNPEVIKAYLGEA, from the coding sequence ATGAGCCGCCCACTTCTGCAAGCCTCGGGCTTGAGCATGCGCTTTGGCGGCCTGTTGGCGGTCAATGGCGTGGGTCTGACCGTCAACGAGAAACAGGTCGTGTCGATGATCGGCCCGAACGGCGCCGGCAAGACCACGGTATTCAACTGCCTGACCGGTTTCTACAAGCCGACGGCGGGCACCATCCTGCTGGACGGCGAGCCGATTCAAGGCCTGGCCGGTCACGAAATCGCCCGCAAAGGCGTGGTGCGAACCTTCCAGAACGTGCGCCTGTTCAAGGAAATGACGGCCGTCGAGAACCTGTTGGTGGCCCAGCATCGTCACCTCAACACCAACTTCCTGTCCGGCTTGTTCAAGACCCCGGCCTACCGTCGCAGCGAGCGCGAGGCCATGGAATACGCCGAGCACTGGCTCGAAGCCGTCGACCTGAAAGCCTTCGCCAACCGCCCTGCCGGTACGTTGGCCTACGGTCAGCAACGCCGCTTGGAAATCGCCCGCTGCATGATGACGCGCCCGCGCATCCTCATGCTCGACGAACCGGCTGCCGGCCTGAACCCCAAGGAAACCGAAGACCTGAAAGCGCTGATCGGCGTGCTGCGCAACGAACACAACGCCACGGTGTTGCTGATCGAGCACGACATGAAGCTGGTCATGAGCATTTCCGACCATATCGTGGTGATCAACCAGGGTACGCCTTTAGCCGACGGCACACCCGAGCAGATCCGTGACAATCCTGAAGTGATCAAAGCCTACCTGGGGGAAGCGTAA
- a CDS encoding high-affinity branched-chain amino acid ABC transporter permease LivM, with the protein MTRNLKSALFSAVLVLLVAYPILGLKLDIVGVNLAVVGASTTTVMVIFAAALLMFLRVLFNQQISAMWRSRPQHQLVSDKASNFLTLPSTQRWFLGAIVVVALIWPFFGSRGAVDIATLILIYVMLGLGLNIVVGLAGLLDLGYVGFYAVGAYTYALLQHYFGFGFWICLPLAGLASATFGFLLGFPVLRLRGDYLAIVTLGFGEIIRLFLRNLTDITGGPNGISNIEKPTLFGLSFERKAAEGMQTFHEFFGLEYNSINKVIFLYLIALLLALLALFVINRLLRMPIGRAWEALREDEIACRALGLNPTVIKLSAFTLGAAFAGFAGSFFAARQGLITPESFTFLESAIILAIVVLGGMGSQLGVILAAVVMILLPELLREFSEYRMLGFGALMVLMMIWRPQGFLPMQRPVMKLKGER; encoded by the coding sequence ATGACCAGAAATCTCAAATCGGCCCTGTTCAGCGCTGTACTGGTGCTGCTGGTTGCCTACCCGATCCTCGGGCTCAAACTGGACATCGTCGGTGTCAATCTGGCGGTTGTCGGCGCCAGCACCACGACCGTGATGGTGATCTTCGCCGCTGCATTGCTGATGTTCCTGCGCGTGCTGTTCAACCAGCAGATCAGCGCCATGTGGCGCTCGCGCCCACAGCATCAATTGGTGTCGGACAAGGCCAGCAATTTCCTGACCCTGCCATCGACCCAGCGCTGGTTCCTCGGTGCCATCGTGGTCGTCGCCCTGATCTGGCCGTTTTTCGGCTCGCGCGGCGCAGTAGACATCGCGACCCTGATCCTGATCTACGTGATGCTGGGCCTGGGCCTGAACATTGTGGTCGGTCTGGCGGGCCTGCTGGACCTGGGTTACGTCGGCTTCTACGCCGTCGGCGCCTACACCTACGCCCTGCTGCAACACTACTTCGGCTTCGGTTTCTGGATCTGCCTGCCCCTGGCCGGTCTGGCCTCGGCGACGTTCGGCTTCCTGCTGGGCTTCCCGGTGCTAAGACTGCGTGGTGACTACCTGGCGATTGTGACCCTCGGCTTCGGGGAAATCATCCGCCTGTTCCTGCGTAACCTGACCGACATCACCGGCGGTCCGAACGGCATCAGCAACATCGAGAAACCGACCTTGTTCGGCTTGAGCTTTGAGCGTAAAGCCGCTGAAGGCATGCAGACCTTCCACGAGTTCTTCGGCCTGGAATACAACTCCATCAACAAGGTGATCTTCCTCTACCTGATCGCCCTGCTGCTGGCGCTGTTGGCACTGTTCGTGATCAACCGCCTGCTGCGCATGCCGATCGGCCGTGCGTGGGAAGCGCTGCGTGAAGACGAAATCGCCTGCCGCGCGCTGGGTCTGAACCCGACCGTGATCAAGCTTTCTGCGTTCACTCTGGGTGCCGCGTTCGCGGGTTTCGCCGGTAGCTTCTTCGCCGCGCGCCAAGGGCTGATCACCCCGGAATCGTTCACCTTCCTGGAATCGGCGATCATCCTCGCCATCGTGGTATTGGGCGGCATGGGATCTCAGCTGGGCGTGATTCTCGCGGCGGTCGTGATGATCCTGCTGCCTGAACTGCTTCGCGAATTCAGCGAATACCGCATGCTGGGCTTCGGCGCCTTGATGGTGCTGATGATGATCTGGCGTCCTCAGGGTTTCCTGCCAATGCAGCGTCCCGTCATGAAACTCAAGGGGGAACGCTGA
- a CDS encoding glycine zipper 2TM domain-containing protein produces MRKSVLLVASFTAMALTLGGCTSSLTGDSYSRDEARQVQTVRLGTVESLRPVKIEGTKTPIGAGAGAIVGGVGGSAIGGGRGSIVTAVIGAVAGGLLGSMTEEGLTRAQGVEITVREDDGTMRAYVQQVQENEIFRVGERVRIMTVNGTSRVAH; encoded by the coding sequence ATGCGTAAGTCTGTTCTGTTGGTTGCTTCGTTCACCGCCATGGCGCTGACGCTGGGCGGCTGTACTTCGAGCCTGACCGGCGACTCGTATTCGCGCGATGAAGCTCGCCAGGTTCAGACCGTGCGTTTGGGCACCGTCGAATCCCTGCGTCCTGTGAAGATCGAAGGGACCAAGACCCCAATCGGCGCTGGCGCCGGTGCAATCGTGGGCGGTGTAGGCGGCAGCGCCATTGGCGGCGGTCGTGGCAGCATCGTGACCGCCGTGATCGGTGCTGTGGCAGGTGGTCTGCTCGGTTCGATGACGGAAGAAGGCCTGACCCGTGCCCAAGGCGTTGAAATCACCGTGCGTGAAGATGACGGCACCATGCGCGCTTATGTTCAGCAGGTTCAGGAAAACGAGATTTTCCGGGTCGGTGAGCGCGTTCGTATCATGACCGTCAACGGCACCAGCCGGGTTGCCCACTGA